A window of Methylocaldum szegediense genomic DNA:
CCGTGCCTAGATGTCGATAACGGGCGCGTGGTTAAGGGTGTTCGCTTTGTCGACATCAAAGATGCCGGCGATCCTGTCGAGATCGCTCGGCGTTATGACCAGGAGGGCGCGGACGAATTGACGTTTCTCGACATCACGGCGAGCGCGGACGATCGCGAAACGATGGTACATGTCGTCGAGCAGGTCGCGGGTGAGGTGTTCATTCCGCTTACGGTGGGAGGTGGTATCCGAACTCTCGACGATATTCGCCGCATGCTGAATGCGGGTGCCGACAAGGTCAGCATCAACACTGCCGCGGTTGCCCGGCCGGAGTTCGTACGCGAGGCGGCGGAACGTTTCGGCTCCCAGTGTATCGTTGTCGCTTTGGATGCCAAACAGGTGTCGGAAAATCCTAAACGATGGGAGATTTTCACCCATGGCGGACGCAAGCCGACCGGTTTAGATGCCATCGAATGGGCGCGCCGTATGGTAACTTTTGGAGCGGGTGAAATTCTCTTGACCAGTATGGACCGGGACGGCACCAAACAAGGCTTCGATCTGGAATTGACTCGGGCCATCAGTGAAGCGGTGACGGTACCCGTGATTGCTTCCGGCGGCGTAGGCAATCTGCAGCATCTGGCCGACGGGATTTTGCTGGGCAAAGCCGATGCGGTATTGGCGGCCAGTATATTTCACTTCGCCGAATACACCATTCGCCAAGCCAAGGAGCACTTGGCCGCTCAAGGCATCGAGGTGCGGCTGTGATGACGCCGGCGTGGCTCGACGAAATCCGTTGGACCTCCGACGGGCTTGTTCCGGTCATTACCCAGGAAGCTTCCACCGGGCAGGTCCTCATGTTCGCCTGGATGAATCGCGAGGCGCTGCGGCTTACTGCCGAGGAAGGTTATGCGGTCTACTGGTCGCGTTCGCGGAACCGGCTTTGGCGAAAGGGCGAGGAATCCGGGAATCGGCAAAAGGTACTGGAAATTCGCCTGGATTGCGACGAGGATGTGATTTTACTCAGAGTGGAGCAGGCCGGCGGTATCGCCTGTCACACTGGTCGCCATCATTGTTTTTTCCGGCTATTACGGAACGAATCCTGGGAAACGGTGGAACCCGTCCTGAAATCTCCGGAGCTTATGTACAAACATTGATATGGACGTGTTGAAAGAGCTTTCCAGAGTGCTGGAAGAGCGAAAATCCCAGGATCCGCAAAAATCCTATGTCGCAAGCCTATACACGAAAGGGCTGGACGCCATCTTGAAGAAGATTGGCGAAGAGGCTACTGAGACCGTGATGGCCGCCAAGGACGGAAATCCGGACAAAATCGTTTATGAAATCGCCGACCTGTGGTTTCACTGCCTGGTGTTGCTCGCTCATCAGGGGTTGTGTGCAGATCAGGTTATGGCCGAATTGCAGAGGCGGTTCGGTCTTTCGGGATTGGAAGAAAAAGCGAGTCGCGGCAGCAAGACGGGACAAGGATAGAGAATTTTCCGGTTCAGCAGTACAAGGTTGGGGTCGGCAAGCCCGTACCGACACGCCGCAAACCGTTCAAAGGATCGAGCCGAACCGCAGCTGCAACGCCCAAGCCGCCAAACTGCCCGCGCTCAGGAAGCCCAGCGCCGCAAGCCAGGCGTTGCGCCGATAGCGTCCAGTCAGCACAGCCTGTGGAACGACCGATAAGATGTAAGGCCGGCCATAATCCGGTTTTTTCATCAGATGAAACTCGGTTTGACTCGCTCTTTCGCGCCAAGAGGCCAAGACTTCGCGTTCGGCTTGTTGTCGCACGGTTTCCCACTCTTCAGCATTGATCTCGCCGTCGCCATCCGCGTCGAAGCGCCGGATGAGCTCCGCACGATTTCGCTTCCATCGGTTCAACAGATCGCCCACCTCGGTGTGTAGGTTGACGCGTTCGGGGCCGCCGAGCGACACGAACTGGCCTATCGCGTAAAGCGGATCGTTCGGCTGAATCCGGTATTCCGTATAGCGATACGGCCCGGATGAAAAAAAACAATCCCAAAAACGGGTCTTGGGCGGAGCGTATCCCGGCCGCGCTAAGCGGCCGTGCCATCGGAGCCGAACGGACGGTATGACCTCAGCGCCCTCCGGATCGACGATGCACCGTCCGGTGTCGTCCTCCAAGTGGAAGATCGCTTCGCTTACCCCGCTCTCAATCGTTTGCCACCGGGTTGTCCTACGGCCGTATTCGTGATTCGTTTCTCGTTTTTCGACTTTATAGCTGTACCAAACGCAACTCGCGCCGCTCAGGGGTGCGTGGATCGGCTCACCATCCATCAGCTTGGCGCGTCCTTCCAGTTCGACATAGCCCTGGGCAGCCGAGCGAATCTTGGCCGGTGGTGTGTCGGCGATCAGCCGCGCACGATGGAGCCAACGGAACGCGAGGAAGAAGGCGGACGCTGCGGCCAGAACGATTAGTCCTATCGCCAGCCAGAAGTGTTGGGGAGGCAAATGAAGAACGAGATCGCGAAGCTGCACGACTCAGAGCTCAGCCAAAGAGTGCTTTCATGTCCACGTCGCGTTTCTCGTCTTCCGAAAATTCGAGCAACTCGAACGGCCTGAAATTGAATAGCCGAGCAATGATGAGGTCGGGAAATTCCTCCAGCCGGACATTGTTGTTGTTCACGGTCTGGTTATAGAACTCGCGGCGGTCGGCGATCGCGTTTTCGAGGCCGATGATCCGGGACTCTAAAGTGCGGAAGGAAGCATCCGCCTTCAGGTCGGGATAACGTTCTGCGACTGCAAAGAGCTGCGTCAAGCCCTGTCTTAGCTGGGTTTCCGCCGCACCGAGCGCATGCAGGTCAGAAATTTCCCGAGCTGCAAAGATGCCGGCGCGGGCCTGCATGACCTTTTCCAGCGTTTCTCTTTCATGTTGCATATACTGCTTACAGGTTTCGACCAGCTTCGGCAATTCATCGTGACGTTGTTTGAGCAGCACGTCGATGTTGGACCACGCTTTTGCGGTATCATGCTTCAGATTGACTAGCCGGTTGTAAATCAGAATGGCATACACGACCGCGAACAGGATCGTGCCGACTAGAATGAAACCGCCAACGCTCATACGCTCACCTCGTGCCTGTGAAATCGAATCGGGGATGGGAAAAGTATAGACGGCGGGGCCGGCGAGTCGTTTGGTATCAATTGGAGTGTCATAAGTGGCGATTCAGATTTACAACGGTATCGAGCCGAAATTGGGAGCCAGGGTTTATATTGCGGACAGCGCACTGGTGATCGGCGATGTGACTCTGGGGAACGACGTCTCAATTTGGCCGACGACAGTCGCGCGGGGCGATGTACACCGCATCGAGATCGGCGACGAGACCAATATTCAGGATGGCTGCGTGCTACACGTCACCCAACGAAGCCGCTATAACGAGGAGGGCAATCCTTTGATTATCGGGCGTGGCGTCACCGTAGGGCATCGAGCCGTTTTGCACGGCTGTACGATTGGTGATCTTTGCCTGATCGGCATCGGTGCCGTAGTTATGGACGGGGCCGTCGTGGAGAACCAGGTCATGATTGGCGCGGGCGCTTTGGTGCCGCCAGGCAAGCGCCTGGAAAGCGGTTTCCTTTACGTGGGGGCTCCGGCGAAGCAAGCCCGTCCGCTCAAGGAGGCCGAATTGGAATACCTCAGTTTCTCCAAGGACGGTTACATTCGCTTGAAAGATCAATATCTGGCCGACGCTGGGTTGCCCGGTGCTTAGCGTCAGCAGGGATGCTCCCGGCTCTTCAGAGCATCGATCACCGGACGGGTCTCCGGCCGAATTCCTCGCCAAATTTGAAATGCCTCGGCCGCTTGCTCGACCAGCATGCCCAAGCCGTCGACGCTGACGGCGGCGCCCGCGTCTCGTCCCCACAAGACGAAGGGGGTGGGTTCGGAACCGTAGGCGAGGTCGTAGCAATATCCGCCGGTCTGTAGGATATTCTTCGGTAGCGCGGGAACTTCGCCGGCCAGACTGGCGGCGGTTGCGTTCAGAATGAGATCGAAGGACTCTGTGCCGAGGTCCGAAAAGCCGCATCCTTTAATCAGACCGAGATCGCCGAATTCGTCCGCAAGCTGGAAGGCTTTTTCGGGGGTGCGGTTGGCGATTACTAGATGAGCCGGGCCGTGTTCTAACAGCGGCTTGATCACGCCGCGGCTCGCGCCGCCCGCACCTAACAGAAGGATTCGGAGGCCTTTCAAAGTAAGTCCGAGGTTGACTGTAAGGTCTCGTACCAAGCCGATCCCATCGGTGTTGTCGCCATAAATCGTGCCATCCGGACGCAAGGCTAAAGTATTGACGGCTCTGCTGAGTTCTGCCCGCTGGCTTCTATGGTCGGCGATTTTCCAGGCGAGTTCCTTGAGAGGAACAGTGCAATTCAAGCCCTTCCCGCCTCCGGCAAAAAAAGCCCGAACCTCGGTTTCGAAGGTTTCCGGTGGAACGTCTTGTGCCGTGTAGGTTAGGCGTTCTCCGGTCTGTTCCGCGAACAGGGTGTGAATAATAGGCGATTTACTGTGAGCAATGGGGTGGCCGAAGACGGCATAGCGATCTGCTGAGGACATGGGTTAAATAAAATCGGCTCTTTAGTTTTTTGAAGCGCTCAGGACCCGGATCCAATCGCATCTTCCCGAATCCATTCGGCGACGGTTTTGGCGTAATAGGTCAGGATGGCATCCGCTCCCGCGCGCTTGAGTGCCAGTAAAGACTCGAGCACCGTCTTCCGTTCATCGAGCCAGCCATTTTGCGCCGCGGCTTTGAGCATGGCGTATTCTCCGCTGACCTGATAGGCGAATGTCGGGACGCCGAAACGGTCTTTGACCCGGCGGATGATGTCCAAATAAGGTAAGCCCGGTTTGACCATGACCATGTCGGCGCCTTCCGCCAAATCGAGTTCGACTTCCCGCAGGGCTTCGTCCGAATTGGCTGGGTCCATCTGGTACGTGTATTTGTTACCGCTGCCTAGATTGGCCGCGGAACCCACAGCGTCTCGAAACGGTCCGTAGAAAGCTGAAGCGTACTTGGCGGAATAGGCGAGAATTCGGGTGTGGACGAATCCTTTCGCTTCCAGCGCACAGCGAATGGCGCCAACGCGACCGTCCATCATGTCCGAAGGCGCTACGACGTCAGCACCGGCTTCGGCATGAGACATCGCCTGTCTGACAAGTACCTCGACGGTCTCATCGTTGACCACATAGCCTTCCTGGTCTACGAGGCCGTCTTGGCCGTGAGTCGTAAAGGGGTCTAATGCGACGTCAGTAATGACGCCTAGCTCCGGCAAGTGCCGTTTCAGCATGCGTACGGCCCGTTGTACCAAACCGGCAGGGTTATAAGCCTCGCGTGCATCGTCCGTTTTCTTTTCCGGGGACGTTACGGGGAACAAAGCGATGGCAGGAATTCCGAGCCGGTAAGCCGTTTCGCACTCCTTTAATATAAGATCGATGCTCAGCCGTTCAATGCCGGGCATGGACGCAACCGGTTCCCGCCGATTCTCGCCTTCCAAAACAAAAAGGGGATAAATCAAGTCATCGGCGGAAAGTCGCGTTTCTCGAATGAGGCGCCGACAGAATTCGTATTGCCTCATTCGGCGCAAGCGAATATTGGGGTAAGAAATGCTATTATTTATCGACATTGTGGCCGGTTTATGGAGTGGGATACAGAGGGACCCAATAGTTTAGTGCATGCCGCCGAGTTATGATAAGAATACAAATAATGTGAGCAGGAGTTTTTAGATGAAACTTACCAAATCTTCCTTCGGACTAGTGAGCTGGGCGGTTACAGTGTCGTTGTTGTTAAGTTGGGCAGCCACGGCGTGGGCGGAGGAAGCATTGCTCCCGCCGCAGCAAGTGATCCAGCACAGTGCCGACGAGTTGCAAACCACTCTGCAAAAGCCGGAGTTCAAGAACGATTTCAAGAAAGCGACCCAGGTCGTGAATAGCATCATCGAGCCGCATGTGGATTTCGATCGCGTATCGATGCTGATTTTGGGCAAGTATTGGAAGACGGCAACGCCCGAGCAGAGGGAACGATTCAAAAAGGAATTCCGGACGCTTCTCGTACGTACCTATACCACCGCATTTACCGAGTACGCCAACTGGAAAATCCGTTATCTACCGCTCCAGATGAAGCCAGATGACAGGAAAGTAATGGTTCGTACCGAAATCCTCCAAGGGGGTGCTCAACCCGTAGCTGTCAACTATCGTATGGTTTTCACCAATAACGAGTGGAAAGTGTATGACGTATTGATCGAAGGGATCAGTCTGCTGCAGAACTACCGAGCTAGCTTTACCGATGAGGTTGCCCGCACTGGTTCCCTCGATCAATTGATTTCGCACCTTGCCGAGCGCAAC
This region includes:
- a CDS encoding GIDE domain-containing protein; this encodes MQLRDLVLHLPPQHFWLAIGLIVLAAASAFFLAFRWLHRARLIADTPPAKIRSAAQGYVELEGRAKLMDGEPIHAPLSGASCVWYSYKVEKRETNHEYGRRTTRWQTIESGVSEAIFHLEDDTGRCIVDPEGAEVIPSVRLRWHGRLARPGYAPPKTRFWDCFFSSGPYRYTEYRIQPNDPLYAIGQFVSLGGPERVNLHTEVGDLLNRWKRNRAELIRRFDADGDGEINAEEWETVRQQAEREVLASWRERASQTEFHLMKKPDYGRPYILSVVPQAVLTGRYRRNAWLAALGFLSAGSLAAWALQLRFGSIL
- the aroE gene encoding shikimate dehydrogenase — encoded protein: MSSADRYAVFGHPIAHSKSPIIHTLFAEQTGERLTYTAQDVPPETFETEVRAFFAGGGKGLNCTVPLKELAWKIADHRSQRAELSRAVNTLALRPDGTIYGDNTDGIGLVRDLTVNLGLTLKGLRILLLGAGGASRGVIKPLLEHGPAHLVIANRTPEKAFQLADEFGDLGLIKGCGFSDLGTESFDLILNATAASLAGEVPALPKNILQTGGYCYDLAYGSEPTPFVLWGRDAGAAVSVDGLGMLVEQAAEAFQIWRGIRPETRPVIDALKSREHPC
- a CDS encoding phosphoribosyl-ATP diphosphatase — encoded protein: MDVLKELSRVLEERKSQDPQKSYVASLYTKGLDAILKKIGEEATETVMAAKDGNPDKIVYEIADLWFHCLVLLAHQGLCADQVMAELQRRFGLSGLEEKASRGSKTGQG
- a CDS encoding MlaC/ttg2D family ABC transporter substrate-binding protein, with translation MKLTKSSFGLVSWAVTVSLLLSWAATAWAEEALLPPQQVIQHSADELQTTLQKPEFKNDFKKATQVVNSIIEPHVDFDRVSMLILGKYWKTATPEQRERFKKEFRTLLVRTYTTAFTEYANWKIRYLPLQMKPDDRKVMVRTEILQGGAQPVAVNYRMVFTNNEWKVYDVLIEGISLLQNYRASFTDEVARTGSLDQLISHLAERNATAMKEPLSFAGGEKRGS
- the hemB gene encoding porphobilinogen synthase, with translation MSINNSISYPNIRLRRMRQYEFCRRLIRETRLSADDLIYPLFVLEGENRREPVASMPGIERLSIDLILKECETAYRLGIPAIALFPVTSPEKKTDDAREAYNPAGLVQRAVRMLKRHLPELGVITDVALDPFTTHGQDGLVDQEGYVVNDETVEVLVRQAMSHAEAGADVVAPSDMMDGRVGAIRCALEAKGFVHTRILAYSAKYASAFYGPFRDAVGSAANLGSGNKYTYQMDPANSDEALREVELDLAEGADMVMVKPGLPYLDIIRRVKDRFGVPTFAYQVSGEYAMLKAAAQNGWLDERKTVLESLLALKRAGADAILTYYAKTVAEWIREDAIGSGS
- a CDS encoding LemA family protein, with product MSVGGFILVGTILFAVVYAILIYNRLVNLKHDTAKAWSNIDVLLKQRHDELPKLVETCKQYMQHERETLEKVMQARAGIFAAREISDLHALGAAETQLRQGLTQLFAVAERYPDLKADASFRTLESRIIGLENAIADRREFYNQTVNNNNVRLEEFPDLIIARLFNFRPFELLEFSEDEKRDVDMKALFG
- the hisI gene encoding phosphoribosyl-AMP cyclohydrolase — protein: MTPAWLDEIRWTSDGLVPVITQEASTGQVLMFAWMNREALRLTAEEGYAVYWSRSRNRLWRKGEESGNRQKVLEIRLDCDEDVILLRVEQAGGIACHTGRHHCFFRLLRNESWETVEPVLKSPELMYKH
- a CDS encoding gamma carbonic anhydrase family protein yields the protein MAIQIYNGIEPKLGARVYIADSALVIGDVTLGNDVSIWPTTVARGDVHRIEIGDETNIQDGCVLHVTQRSRYNEEGNPLIIGRGVTVGHRAVLHGCTIGDLCLIGIGAVVMDGAVVENQVMIGAGALVPPGKRLESGFLYVGAPAKQARPLKEAELEYLSFSKDGYIRLKDQYLADAGLPGA
- the hisF gene encoding imidazole glycerol phosphate synthase subunit HisF — translated: MLAKRIIPCLDVDNGRVVKGVRFVDIKDAGDPVEIARRYDQEGADELTFLDITASADDRETMVHVVEQVAGEVFIPLTVGGGIRTLDDIRRMLNAGADKVSINTAAVARPEFVREAAERFGSQCIVVALDAKQVSENPKRWEIFTHGGRKPTGLDAIEWARRMVTFGAGEILLTSMDRDGTKQGFDLELTRAISEAVTVPVIASGGVGNLQHLADGILLGKADAVLAASIFHFAEYTIRQAKEHLAAQGIEVRL